The following are encoded in a window of Clarias gariepinus isolate MV-2021 ecotype Netherlands chromosome 8, CGAR_prim_01v2, whole genome shotgun sequence genomic DNA:
- the sertad2b gene encoding SERTA domain-containing protein 2b, producing the protein MLGKGAKRKLDEDDEGVEGKAVAMADGLSKVSYTLQRQTIFNISLMKLYSQRALAEPSLEKRVLINNMLRRIQDELKQEGSLRPLFFPPSPPPDHPMDEGFREAQPAFGVLSVVASPPVLSQQPPVPPPSPAVASPTPLDACLTPASLLEEDSAVFCTSSPSLHHSPSRLRPLMATDSFSSALDEIEELCPSSTAAGSITTSSLTVPLPMPLQPSSQPTTAPDSKNCTKSCSSKPEGSSPLAVERLTTGTAGTAATESRGMDALPSSGLDMSTLPSSSSSSGFLTDLALDDILFADIDTSMYDFDPCTSAAGASPSKLSPVVSADDLIKTLTPNQPFKMDLTELDHIMEVLVGS; encoded by the coding sequence ATGTTGGGTAAAGGAGCAAAGCGGAAGCTAGATGAGGACGATGAGGGAGTGGAAGGCAAAGCGGTGGCGATGGCGGACGGCCTCTCCAAGGTCTCGTACACTCTGCAGAGGCAGACCATCTTTAACATCTCACTGATGAAGCTGTACAGTCAGCGAGCGCTGGCTGAGCCAAGTCTGGAAAAACGTGTGCTCATCAACAACATGTTGCGGCGCATTCAGGATGAGCTGAAGCAGGAGGGCAGCCTGCGTCCACTCTTCTTTCCTCCCTCACCTCCTCCAGACCACCCAATGGATGAGGGATTTCGGGAAGCGCAGCCAGCCTTTGGCGTACTCTCTGTGGTGGCTTCACCGCCTGTGCTATCCCAGCAGCCCCCTGTCCCACCTCCCTCCCCAGCCGTAGCCAGCCCTACACCACTGGATGCTTGCCTTACTCCGGCTTCGCTCCTGGAAGAGGACAGCGCAGTGTTTTGCACTTCTTCCCCTTCACTTCATCATTCTCCATCCAGACTTCGCCCCCTCATGGCCACTGACAGCTTCTCCTCGGCCCTGGATGAAATCGAGGAGCTATGTCCTTCATCTACAGCGGCAGGGTCTATCACTACCTCCTCACTCACAGTGCCCCTTCCTATGCCCCTCCAGCCCTCCAGCCAGCCCACCACAGCCCCAGACTCCAAAAACTGCACAAAGTCCTGCAGCTCAAAGCCAGAAGGATCAAGCCCACTTGCTGTGGAGCGGTTAACAACAGGTACAGCTGGGACAGCAGCTACTGAGTCTAGAGGGATGGACGCTCTCCCTTCAAGTGGCTTGGACATGAGCACTTTGccatcctcctcctcttcctcaggcTTCCTCACCGATCTGGCCCTGGATGATATTCTGTTTGCTGATATCGACACCTCTATGTACGATTTTGACCCATGCACTTCGGCAGCAGGGGCCTCCCCATCCAAACTATCACCTGTGGTGTCGGCCGATGACCTCATCAAGACTCTAACCCCCAACCAGCCTTTTAAAATGGACCTCACTGAGCTGGACCACATCATGGAAGTGCTGGTAGGATCATGA